One Nicotiana tabacum cultivar K326 chromosome 23, ASM71507v2, whole genome shotgun sequence genomic window, TACTTCCTTTGTCACTTTTTCATGACCATTGTTGTTGGTGGAAATTTTGTTGAAGAATTGGCTGTCTCTTGCATGGATTTGCAACGAAGATAAGACAGTAAGGAGGAGGAAGAGGGACAAATTATTGGCAAGAAATGCCATGGAAGATGGATAAGAgtaagagaaagagaaagagatgaTGTTAATTAAGTGTTGGTAACTTGTAACGTGCACTCTCTCTTTATATAGAACTCTTTGCCACTTTTAAGTATGTAAACATGGAATGCCAATAAATATTTTCTAAGTAATCTATTTACTTATAATAAAAGAAATTGTGTGTAATATGTCTATTCTTCCTGATAATTTTGAACTTTAATTTATTGATATAGagagtatttttttattttttatatatcagTGTATTTTAACAACTTGTTGTAGCGCGTAATTTAGCTTGTTTTACCATCATATTTTATGAATGACTATGTAGTCTAATAACGTAAATATTCTTTATACTATtaatatataaaagttaaactatTTTTAATTTCTTGATACTACGTTCCTCTCTTTTGTTTTGGGTGTGTTTTGGATTTGGGGTGGATCTCATGGTCGGTCGTGCAAACGTTTTTATTcaatcattaaaaaaaataaaagaattactaATATTAAGTTTGACGTTCTCATTTTTTAGATAAAAAATACGGATTTCAATCTTTTATCCAAAGTTCAGAGCATTCTGTTATTGGAAGGGAACATGAGAAGAAGGGTTTAGTTTGTCTTCGTTGAGGGTGTGGCAAGGTAGAAACAGACTTTTTGCTTAATGTCATGTTCTTCAGACGTGGTAGGGCACTATAAAGGTAAGGCCTTCACCTACATTGACACATGAGTTATTATActatgaaattcaaaaataaccagatttacaagtggtaattgaaaagtcacagtttcaaaagtaatcgaaatttaatcacttttcatgtaaagataaatctgaacgaaaacactgttcaaaatccgaaaaatattccagcataatatactggagttcgaattttttacatgtgaactttcagcataatatactaaaattttttacatgtgaacttccagcataatatactagaacaTATTATGATGGAGATTCAGTATAAATAACTccatcataatatgctggaagttcatacacaagtgctccaatctccagtatattatgctggaattttccgTGTGCTTaagttccagcatattatgctggaagttcatacacaggtgcaccaatctctagtatattatgccggaactttccgtgttgcagcaaaatagtggctatttttcaatgactttgcaaacgctaactatttttcaattaccagtccgaaaactggttagcccgtgctatttttacattaACTTTCTTAATCAGGGTAAAATTTCAGTATATTTCTTTTTATAGAGCAAAATGATCTCATATGATCAGTTACTatgtgaataaaagaaaataaccTCCTTTGTTTTATTTGCTAATCCCCTATATTATTTTTTACTGATCTCTTGTGAAAGGGTTACGTTATATAGCTAAATAATATTTATAATGAACAACAAAACTAAATCTCACCCATTTCTATACATAACCTTTAATAATGCATCAAATGTATATGTTTGGTATGTGTCAGTAATTTTAACCAACTCTTATAATTTGATTATAAATGAATAGACGATCTGGTGCTACAAACATACTACAGCACCATTTACTAATTATTAGGTGCAACATATATTGTATGTATAGAGTTTAGCTCAATTCTCTACTCGCAGTCTAAACAAAACTGATATCATGCGTGGCAATTCTTTGCTAGTTATTTAATCTATGCATGACAATTACAGCTCCAAAGTGCATCTAAATGCAGCTATGCCGCTTATATTGCTGGCAACatcaacattattattacttctATTACTGAAAAAGAATCAGTATCGTCGAGGATTTAAACTTGACGGCTTCAAAATTGAATGTTTTTAACACTGAACATGTTGTACTTTTAAAGTTATGGATTCGGATTTTAATATTTGttgaatttctatgttctgtgtcGAAGAAAATACCGGCCGTTCAGTTGAACCCTTTGTTTCAAAAGCTCCATCTACCTCTAGGTACAACTATATGTCTATTGATTAGGATTTGTTTGGATTTCTTGAGCCAATTCCCTTGTCAACTTGTCAGCGCGGTCATCTTGCCCACCAGCAAAAGTATAGACTCTGAATGCAAATTGGAAGGCCTTCCATAGTAGTTTACTCGATCCTAGCTTTTTGTGCCCATCATTTTTTGTCTTTGCTTCTCTCCTCTCCTGATTCAATGTTCCAATATTATTAAAAAGTCCACCAAATTATCAGAACCAGTAATTTCCACAAGAATTAACTACATTGTACTAACCTTCAAGACAAGTTCCATGCAGTTTGAGGAAACATCTACCATTAATTCCTTGATACGCACGATAATGCCAAAATCAAAATGAATGTTATGGCTTGTAAATTTCTTGGACTCTTCATCTTTTGTTCGATCCAGTGTTTCAATTTCTCCTTTGATCTACGCGACAGAACTGTTTGTTAGAGCTGTTATAAGCAGCTGAATAATTAAGACTTTCAGGAACTTAGTTTCTTATGTACCTTGTTAAAGTAACTCTCAGCTTTGTCAAGGAGTTCGCCAACAGGTGAGACTATTGGCCAATTCTTTAGAGTAGTGTCTATTGAGTCTAACTTGGAATATAATGCTGCTGCCATCCGAAGTTCTTCCAACTTTTTGGTAGGAAAATCTTCAAATCTTGCTAGCACCTGTAGCAAGAAACTTTCAAGCCAACGTCGtccaatataataaaaaatatataatatataatataatgGAGGAAATATGAACaaagcagatatatatatatgaacctGACATTCATCGGTTAATTTCTCAAGGTGAGATTCTATATATTTGTGGAACTTAACGAGCTCGGACATATTTGATGTTTGAAAAGAAGCAATGGCCGTTTTTATCTCCTTGATTGTTTTTGCATGATTTACAACATCCTCTTCAATTTGGTGGAAATATGCTGACCTGAGACAAACATTGCACATTCCAAAATATATAACTCAAAATTACTGAAAAAAGCGACATTATATTCCACCAGATAATAGGTGAGGATTTTAATAAGATTACCTCTTTGTCATTTCTGCTAATGCATCAGCCATTCCCTGTTTACCTCCTGCTGAAGCACAAACTTTCCCTGTTCTCTTCTGTGATTTACTATCTAAACTAGAGCCTTCAACTTGGCTCTTGAGAAGTCGATAAAGATTACCCATTTGGGATGATCTTTTCAATTTAGTGGCTGCTCTCTTAACTCGTAAGACACCCATAAATCCTAGTGGTGGTGGAGGTGCAGGTCCCTTTCCCATCGGCATGGGTGGAGGTGGCGCTGGCACTGCTCCATTAGAAGTctttggtggaggtgggggtggaggtGTCATACCCTTTGATCCGATGGGAGGTGGtggtggaggtggaggtgatATTACACTTCCTGTTGTCTTAGGTGGTAGTAGAGGTGTGATACCCTTTGATCTGATGGGAAGTGGtggtggaggtggaggtgatATTACATTTCCGGATGTCATGGGAGGTGGTGGTGGAACTGTTGTTACATTTCCTATTGTCTTAGGTGGCGGTGGAGGCACCGCCATGGGACGTGGTGGGGGTGGAGGCGGAGACGGAGGTGGAGGTGTTACTTTGtttcttgatgtcattggtggtGATTCTATGACATTTGGAGATAATGCAAATGGTGATAGTGGAGCTGCTGCCTGTTCTGCTACATATGATCTCAACTTAGGAAGCGTAGATGGAGGTAAACGCACGTCCAATGAAACAGGACTTGACACTGGTTGATTATTTGAAGCACCAGTGCAACATGTTCCTCTATTTTCTGATACATTGTCCATAACAGTCAGTAGAATATTTGGAGAGTCCGTCATGTCACAATCTTGGCCAAATTCACAATCATCCCCTGCTTGTATTTCTGATATTTGTTCACTAAAGTTAGTTGCTAGTTGAACAACACAACCTTGATCTTGCTCTATTGCATGAGGCAGCAAGTGGAAATAGAGGCGTTTTACATCGATAGGATTCAGCTTCTCAATTGCTTGAACCTTGAGTTCACTCTTCTGTGAACCATTGATTACTATCTCAGAGAGAACAGAAGTTGGGGTAGGTGGAGGGCTTGAGGGAGAGGACTCGTTGCTCGAGTAAGACTCTGACAGAGGCCTCCCAAAGGTATCGGATGAAGGACTTTCATCTCTCGTCTGGTCATCCACGTCCATCATATCGAACACCCTTTCAGTGGCTAGCTTAATCATCTCATCAAGCAATACCAATCCTAAACAGTACatgttgaagatataattaagtaaataaaacatGTCATATCTACCAACTCAACCTATTAAATGAAACGATCGCACAATTCAGCACTAGTGCTCAGAGCTGAGAGGTGAATAAAAGAGGCAGAACATTGCCATTTAGTATCCATGTAACGTTATGACGTACCATAACGCTTTAGATCGTCGTGGAGTTTACTGTGTGAGTCCTCATTAAATTCCGCCATGAATTTATCATCACCTGTCCACATTTCCCCGATTGATTTCAGAGTATCACAAAAGCATTCCAGTGCctgatatatatatgtataacaaTTTGGTTAGCAAAGTTAGTTATCATCTTCCTATAAAAAAAAATGGTATGGTGTATAACGCACAACTCAGCGAGTAAATACGTAACCTGATCCATTCCTGCTCCATCAATATTTGACAATGGAACATTTGGGTTGATGGAAGGATACAATTTATGGAGATCCTTTAGGGTCAATATCAGCAGCTGTAAAAAAAGATGTTCACATATAGCAGAAGTTAAAAGACTTGCCACTATTCTTGTCTGAACACTACAAAACAATGTCTATTTTCGGACGTTTTACTGCAAAAGTTAATAATAACCTCCACAAATtgcatcaaacaacaacaacaacaaacccagcgAGTTCGCAAAAGAGGATCTGGATAAGGTATTGTGTATGCAGATTTTACCCCTACCTTGggagggcagagaggctgttttcgaaagaccctcgactAAAGACAAGATGAAAAGAAGCAGTGGCAATAAGCGATAACAACAAGAAGATATTAAAAAATCGAAgctaaataaagcaattaaacaatAGGTAGTACAAGCAATCCAAGAATAAAGAGATACCAGTCATGCTAACATTAATGCGACTGGTCTGGGAAAGAAAAAGGGAAACGTTCGACTGCCTACTAACCTTCTATCCTAGTTCTCGACTTCCACACCCTAATTGCATTAAATTGCTGCAATTTAACTAAACATCAACAATTTGATACAATTTGGATAAAGTGACATAAGAATACCTCATTTACAGATGCAGAACCCAAACAAGGTGATAGATCAAGCAAGTCTCTCAAGGTGAGGATCTTGCTCCTGAGTGCTGTCATTATTATGAAGTTGTCTGCTACACCACATGAATTGTGAACTCTAGAGCCTTTGGTTGTGCTATAACCTTTCGATACTATAATGGAAGGTGTTTTTTTGGTTTCTTTAGTAAGTACATTTATCTCTTGCATATCATCATCCTGGCAATACAAAAATTATTGTTAGTATTCACTACAAAAAAGAACTGGAATTAGTTACGAACTTCatcgctaatctgtcgctaaatcGCTCATAGCTAACAAAAGTTCTTGATAATCTATCGTTAATCCATCTCTAAATAGGGAATATAGGATTAGCGAtggatttttctgtttagctaccaAATTTGTCTGTTGCTAATTCCTGTTGTTTTAGTATTGATTGTACTATCAATGAAGGAAAATGCAACTATTTGATTGCTTCAATCTCCTTAACTTACATTATTATGACAGCAAGATCATCCATATCTCCAAATACAAGATGAACGATTTCATTTTTGAGGTAaaagaaatttctcaaaacttcatTAGACCTATATGGTTTTGTGACATGAATATGCTTGTGTTCTTCATCTTCTTTAACAAACTATTCTTACCAAAGTAGTCCCACATCATGGTCGTGTGGAGTTTTTTGTGTCCAgacataataaataataaaaagtgTGCTTTGTTTAACAACTTAAACTTTTAGATAAGGTGATGACACAATTTAACATTGTATCATTAGCATACAGAGGTCTTGCATATAAGACGTATTATCATCACCCATTATCAAAGAATTTCAGCGTGCTTGGCCTTAGAAAAAGAGTCATGCATGCACGTAGAAGGACGTGTCGAAGATATAATTAAGAAATTAAAACTGAGCTTTGTCTAATAATTTAACCTTTCATATGAGATGATTACACAATTCCATCATTCCGTTCTTAATTTGTTTGGTTATAcgaaaaaaattgaaattaaagAAAGGATAATATTACCTCAAATGTGGAGAGCTTACTAGGGGAAAAGTGAGGAGCCACAACACAGCATTCCCCAGATTGCATTTGCAACCAATTATAATAACAAGTTCTAAATAGGCTTGAAGAAAAAGGCAACAacaataaagaaaatgatgattgTAGCAAGTCAATTTTCCTATTGATTTTGACAATTAGAAACAGTGAGAGAAATTCAAATCGGTAAAcagcaacaataatagaatatataaaattcaaataacggaggatgaaaatgatgaaaaacatTCAAATATCTAAGCTTTTCTATTCTCCTTTGTTTccagaaaagagagagaaatgaAAGTCAAATTCTTGAAAtaatttttcttgttttatttagGCCGAACGTATCTTTCGGGGGCTCAATGCTGCCTCTTCCTCTTCCTACATTACCACATTTGGTCTTTTTCTTTTAAAGAATACTAAACTAAAAGTCTTTTGGAGGGGTCATCAACCCTTTCTTGTGAGGTGCTAACGGATAGCTTAACTAAggtatgtttatttgttttaaaaaaattacaatgtcgaaatttgaattatatatatatttatcaaaTTACTCTCTCTAATCAGGTGGATCTACGATTTAAACTCCATGAGTTCAACCTTCAAGAATTTTAGTGTTTAacacattatatttttaaactatGAGTTTATATCTACTATTCTTTTCAAGTTCAGTGATGTTTACACATAAATTCATATGTCGCACAAAAAATTataggttcaattgaacccgcttCTATAATGCTATATTCGCTTCTAGCTAGTGATAATAATTATGCAATTAATAATTGGTGGTTGGAGATCATAAATGTCCACATTAGGAGACAAAGTGATAGTAAAATACTTTACATTCATGAGAATCTTCAAGTGAATAGCATCTTAATGATTCTGAAACTATAAAATTTGCATGAAGCAATTTAGAGTTCGTTGTGTGCCATACTTTGTTTTAAGATTTGAACTTATTAATGTTCAGAGATTGATATAGTTTGGTTTTGCATATTAACGAAATGTTTACAACTGTTACGAACTATGTTTGCTGCATTTTGTATATGCTTAAATGGCTGTGACCAATGTGTAAAAGGAACCAAATATTATAAATCATGTTAAATAAAAAACATGAGGTCCCGCCGAGATTTGAACTCGGGTTACTGGATTCAGAGTCCAATGTCCTGACCACTAGACCACGGGACCGGCTTTGCACACAAATACACAAACACAACTACTATACAATTTTACAATTATCCCTGCCAATTTGATTAATTACAGCGAATTTAATATACtgtaacaatataaataaatattacgTTATCAAGTTACTTAAAAACTAGAGACAAGTATCATTAGAAGTGAGGGGTTATAACTTTGCAGAATTGTAGATGTGTGTCCACATTTAACTGATCTATGTTAAACTTTTAGTTaaatgttttgactttatattgtATTCCATAAGATACATTTG contains:
- the LOC107812484 gene encoding uncharacterized protein LOC107812484, with amino-acid sequence MFFIIFILRYLNFIYSIIVAVYRFEFLSLFLIVKINRKIDLLQSSFSLLLLPFSSSLFRTCYYNWLQMQSGECCVVAPHFSPSKLSTFEDDDMQEINVLTKETKKTPSIIVSKGYSTTKGSRVHNSCGVADNFIIMTALRSKILTLRDLLDLSPCLGSASVNELLILTLKDLHKLYPSINPNVPLSNIDGAGMDQALECFCDTLKSIGEMWTGDDKFMAEFNEDSHSKLHDDLKRYGLVLLDEMIKLATERVFDMMDVDDQTRDESPSSDTFGRPLSESYSSNESSPSSPPPTPTSVLSEIVINGSQKSELKVQAIEKLNPIDVKRLYFHLLPHAIEQDQGCVVQLATNFSEQISEIQAGDDCEFGQDCDMTDSPNILLTVMDNVSENRGTCCTGASNNQPVSSPVSLDVRLPPSTLPKLRSYVAEQAAAPLSPFALSPNVIESPPMTSRNKVTPPPPSPPPPPPRPMAVPPPPPKTIGNVTTVPPPPPMTSGNVISPPPPPPLPIRSKGITPLLPPKTTGSVISPPPPPPPPIGSKGMTPPPPPPPKTSNGAVPAPPPPMPMGKGPAPPPPLGFMGVLRVKRAATKLKRSSQMGNLYRLLKSQVEGSSLDSKSQKRTGKVCASAGGKQGMADALAEMTKRSAYFHQIEEDVVNHAKTIKEIKTAIASFQTSNMSELVKFHKYIESHLEKLTDECQVLARFEDFPTKKLEELRMAAALYSKLDSIDTTLKNWPIVSPVGELLDKAESYFNKIKGEIETLDRTKDEESKKFTSHNIHFDFGIIVRIKELMVDVSSNCMELVLKERREAKTKNDGHKKLGSSKLLWKAFQFAFRVYTFAGGQDDRADKLTRELAQEIQTNPNQ